The Actinocatenispora sera genome has a window encoding:
- a CDS encoding mandelate racemase/muconate lactonizing enzyme family protein has translation MKISAIDTYVLGTPWRNLTYVQVSTDEGLTGVGETRMLGHTRALLGYLAEAAPKHVLGHDPFDIEALVQRMKYRDFGRAGEIVMSGIACIEMACWDIVGKALNQPVWRLLGGLVNDRIKAYANGWYTVEREPEEFHAAARRVVERGYRALKVDPFGPGKWELTPAERRRSIELVEAVRDAVGPDVELLVEMHGRFTAAEAVRIATALAPFDPAWVEEPVPPENLAALASVHDKVTIPVATGERIHDRIEFRELFERRAADVIQPDIGHTGGIGEVRKLAATAETHFIQVAPHNVGGPVLTAANLQLATCTPNFKIQEHFNDFADEFVKAAAPGVPEVVDGYFTAPTAPGLGVTLNPEFIAEHPPTEANFDLYAEGWQYRGTR, from the coding sequence ATGAAGATCAGCGCGATCGACACGTACGTGCTCGGTACCCCGTGGCGCAACCTGACCTACGTGCAGGTCAGCACCGACGAGGGGCTGACCGGGGTGGGCGAGACCCGGATGCTGGGGCACACCCGGGCGCTGCTCGGCTACCTGGCCGAGGCGGCGCCGAAACACGTCCTCGGGCACGACCCGTTCGACATCGAAGCCCTGGTGCAGCGGATGAAGTACCGCGACTTCGGCCGGGCCGGCGAGATCGTCATGTCCGGCATCGCCTGCATCGAGATGGCCTGCTGGGACATCGTCGGCAAGGCGCTGAACCAGCCCGTCTGGCGGCTGCTCGGTGGCCTGGTCAACGACCGGATCAAGGCCTACGCCAACGGCTGGTACACGGTGGAACGCGAGCCGGAGGAGTTCCACGCCGCGGCCCGCCGGGTCGTCGAGCGCGGCTACCGGGCGCTCAAGGTCGACCCGTTCGGCCCGGGCAAGTGGGAGCTGACCCCGGCGGAGCGACGCCGCTCCATCGAACTGGTCGAGGCGGTCCGGGACGCGGTCGGGCCCGACGTCGAACTGCTGGTCGAGATGCACGGCCGGTTCACCGCCGCCGAGGCGGTCCGCATCGCCACCGCACTCGCCCCGTTCGACCCGGCCTGGGTGGAGGAGCCGGTACCGCCGGAGAACCTCGCCGCACTCGCGAGCGTGCACGACAAGGTGACGATCCCGGTCGCCACCGGTGAACGCATCCACGACCGGATCGAGTTCCGCGAGCTGTTCGAGCGCCGCGCCGCCGACGTCATCCAGCCCGACATCGGGCACACCGGCGGCATCGGTGAGGTGCGCAAGCTCGCGGCCACCGCCGAGACCCACTTCATCCAGGTGGCGCCGCACAACGTCGGCGGGCCGGTACTCACCGCGGCCAACCTGCAGCTCGCCACCTGCACGCCCAACTTCAAGATCCAGGAACACTTCAACGACTTCGCCGACGAGTTCGTCAAGGCCGCCGCGCCCGGCGTCCCCGAGGTCGTCGACGGGTACTTCACCGCGCCCACCGCACCGGGCCTCGGGGTGACGCTGAACCCGGAGTTCATCGCCGAGCACCCGCCCACCGAGGCCAACTTCGACCTGTACGCCGAGGGCTGGCAGTACCGGGGCACCCGGTGA
- a CDS encoding U32 family peptidase, with amino-acid sequence MERTRAFLRSIDLPDSDPGTPPDSRKRFPDGAQYRVEIPSVEGPEVLEAVLAEADKRGVPVHRVSQGSGTMLLTDAEVAAMASTAAARSIEVSLFTRPLAGWDTGAAASASGATALATQARGTEQLVYCLEDLRRAAELGIRSVLVTDLGVLRVAAQMRAAGELPSGFGFKVSVQMGLSNPPAIQLAEQLGATTYNVPTDLSLPQLAAIRAAVDIPLDIYIESPDDQGGFVRHFEIAEIVRVAAPVYLKFGLRNAPNIYPSGSHLAPLATALGVERVRRAEIGLGLLARYAPDAVGSTLPAADLAVPEVVA; translated from the coding sequence GTGGAACGTACCCGAGCCTTCCTGCGCTCGATCGACCTGCCGGACAGCGATCCGGGCACGCCGCCGGACAGCCGGAAACGGTTCCCGGACGGCGCCCAGTACCGGGTGGAGATCCCCAGCGTCGAGGGACCCGAGGTACTGGAGGCCGTGCTCGCCGAGGCCGACAAGCGCGGCGTACCGGTACATCGCGTCTCCCAGGGCAGCGGCACCATGCTGCTCACCGACGCCGAGGTCGCGGCGATGGCCTCGACCGCGGCGGCCCGCTCGATCGAGGTCAGCCTGTTCACGCGGCCGCTGGCCGGCTGGGACACCGGAGCCGCCGCGAGCGCCAGCGGCGCCACCGCCCTCGCCACCCAGGCCCGCGGCACCGAGCAACTCGTGTACTGCCTGGAGGATCTGCGCCGGGCCGCCGAACTCGGCATCCGCAGCGTGCTGGTCACCGACCTCGGGGTGCTGCGGGTGGCGGCGCAGATGCGCGCCGCGGGCGAGCTGCCATCCGGGTTCGGGTTCAAGGTCAGCGTCCAGATGGGGCTGTCCAACCCGCCCGCCATCCAGCTCGCCGAGCAGCTCGGCGCAACCACCTACAACGTGCCGACCGACCTGTCGCTGCCCCAGCTGGCCGCGATCCGGGCGGCCGTCGACATCCCGCTGGACATCTACATCGAGTCGCCGGACGATCAGGGCGGCTTCGTCCGGCACTTCGAGATCGCCGAGATCGTGCGGGTCGCGGCGCCGGTCTATCTGAAGTTCGGCCTGCGCAACGCGCCCAACATCTATCCCAGCGGCAGCCACCTGGCCCCGCTGGCGACCGCGCTCGGCGTCGAACGGGTACGGCGGGCCGAGATCGGCCTGGGCCTGCTCGCCCGGTACGCGCCGGACGCGGTAGGTTCCACGCTGCCCGCGGCCGACCTGGCGGTGCCGGAGGTGGTGGCGTAG
- a CDS encoding ABC transporter permease gives MTETPTKSTVDSFGRAGRGSAGRLVVDGLLRRRELSIALVTIVLALYFALTTNGFADSSNYHIIAQYFAPWAIIAAGEVMLLICGEIDLSAGYMFTLSPFVLAVLLNNGAPLIVALIGALIVCACVGIANGLIVTVLKMPSFITTLGMFFLLWGVALLLSGGSPVHAPEGGALVAVIGGWQWSELCWAIGIVIVMQVVLSGTRFGVYTFAVGGNPTAASEAGIRTRRIKTACFALTSVLAGFAGILDGVRVGSFDPTNGGANYMFLAVASAVIGGTALLGGSGTVVGALIGAIALGIVHEGFTLAGINANAFNAVLGIAVLAAMMLNIYLGRFSRAGT, from the coding sequence ATGACAGAAACCCCCACGAAGTCCACTGTGGACTCATTCGGCCGCGCGGGCCGCGGCAGCGCCGGACGGCTGGTCGTCGACGGCCTGCTGCGCCGCCGGGAACTGAGCATCGCGCTCGTCACGATCGTACTCGCGCTCTACTTCGCTCTGACCACCAACGGCTTCGCGGACAGCTCGAACTACCACATCATCGCGCAGTACTTCGCGCCGTGGGCGATCATCGCGGCCGGCGAGGTGATGCTGCTGATCTGCGGCGAGATCGACCTGTCCGCCGGCTACATGTTCACCCTCTCGCCGTTCGTGCTGGCGGTGCTGCTCAACAACGGGGCACCGCTGATCGTGGCGCTGATCGGTGCGCTGATCGTCTGCGCCTGCGTCGGCATCGCCAACGGGCTGATCGTGACCGTGCTGAAGATGCCGTCGTTCATCACCACGCTGGGCATGTTCTTCCTGCTCTGGGGCGTGGCGCTGCTGCTGTCCGGCGGCTCGCCGGTGCACGCGCCCGAGGGTGGCGCGCTGGTCGCGGTGATCGGCGGCTGGCAGTGGTCGGAGCTGTGCTGGGCGATCGGCATCGTGATCGTGATGCAGGTGGTGCTGTCCGGCACCCGGTTCGGCGTGTACACGTTCGCCGTCGGCGGCAACCCGACGGCGGCGTCCGAGGCCGGCATCCGTACCCGCCGGATCAAGACCGCGTGCTTCGCGCTGACCAGCGTGCTGGCCGGCTTCGCCGGCATCCTCGACGGGGTGCGCGTCGGTTCGTTCGACCCGACCAACGGCGGCGCCAACTACATGTTCCTCGCGGTCGCCTCGGCCGTGATCGGCGGTACCGCGCTGCTCGGCGGCTCGGGCACCGTGGTCGGCGCGCTGATCGGCGCGATCGCGCTGGGCATCGTGCACGAGGGGTTCACCCTGGCCGGCATCAACGCCAACGCGTTCAACGCGGTACTGGGGATCGCGGTACTGGCCGCGATGATGCTCAACATCTACCTCGGCCGGTTCAGCCGGGCCGGCACCTGA
- a CDS encoding ATP-binding cassette domain-containing protein, whose protein sequence is MDSTNDAPEAIRAEHVGKRFGPVTALRDINLSVRPGEILGLIGDNGAGKSTLIKILTGYHKPDSGQLHVHGKPVSLRSVSHARSLGIETVFQDLAMINGLPVYLNLHLNTERVHRPIPFLRRKEMKRRARECLDSIGIDIPSVTTEVGRLSGGQRQAIAVARSVYSNARILLLDEPLAAMGAREGGLILRLLRTLKERGDLAIVLIAHNYTQVVDICDRVNLLQHGQITLDKPTSETSVTELLDLVAAEYRVQ, encoded by the coding sequence GTGGACAGCACGAACGACGCGCCCGAGGCGATCCGGGCCGAACACGTCGGCAAGCGGTTCGGCCCGGTCACGGCGCTGCGCGACATCAACCTGTCGGTCCGGCCGGGCGAGATCCTCGGCCTGATCGGCGACAACGGCGCCGGCAAGTCGACGCTGATCAAGATCCTCACCGGCTACCACAAGCCGGACAGCGGCCAGCTGCACGTGCACGGGAAGCCGGTGAGCCTGCGCTCGGTGTCGCACGCCCGGTCGCTCGGCATCGAGACGGTGTTCCAGGACCTCGCGATGATCAACGGCCTGCCGGTCTACCTCAACCTGCACCTCAACACCGAACGGGTGCACCGGCCGATCCCGTTCCTGCGCCGCAAGGAGATGAAGCGCCGGGCCCGGGAATGCCTGGACTCCATCGGCATCGACATCCCGTCGGTCACCACCGAGGTCGGCCGGCTGTCCGGCGGCCAGCGGCAGGCGATCGCGGTCGCCCGCTCGGTGTACTCCAACGCGCGGATCCTGCTGCTGGACGAGCCGTTGGCCGCGATGGGCGCCCGGGAGGGCGGCCTGATCCTGCGGCTGCTGCGCACGCTGAAGGAGCGCGGCGACCTCGCGATCGTGCTGATCGCGCACAACTACACCCAGGTCGTCGACATCTGCGACCGGGTGAACCTGTTGCAGCACGGGCAGATCACGCTGGACAAGCCCACCTCCGAGACCTCGGTGACCGAACTGCTCGACCTGGTCGCCGCCGAGTACCGGGTGCAGTAG
- a CDS encoding IclR family transcriptional regulator yields the protein MIRALDILELFLDGETLTAPEITARLGLPRTTVHELVHTLTDRHYLSTVPDRPGHFRLGMRVFQLGGVFAGQLDLAREGQAAASEVAARCDETVHVAVLEGTEVVYVAKVDSTQPVRMVSAVGRRLPAHCTAVGKLLLAMLPADAFAARYPRRAALTSMTPHSIASVAALGRHLATVRANGIAYERCESNDAVACVAAPVRDHEGEVVAAMSISVPVLRWTDESAAKLTDVVRDGADALSARLGHRAGRPLPPPA from the coding sequence GTGATCCGGGCCTTGGACATCCTCGAACTGTTCCTGGACGGCGAGACGCTGACCGCGCCGGAGATCACCGCGCGTCTCGGGCTGCCCCGTACCACCGTGCACGAGCTGGTGCACACCCTCACCGACCGGCACTACCTGTCGACGGTGCCGGACCGGCCCGGCCACTTCCGGCTGGGCATGCGGGTCTTCCAGCTCGGCGGGGTGTTCGCCGGGCAGCTCGACCTGGCCCGGGAGGGCCAGGCGGCGGCCAGCGAGGTGGCCGCCCGCTGCGACGAGACCGTGCACGTGGCGGTGCTGGAGGGCACCGAGGTCGTCTACGTGGCCAAGGTCGACAGCACCCAGCCGGTCCGGATGGTCTCCGCGGTCGGCCGCCGGCTGCCCGCGCACTGTACGGCGGTGGGCAAGCTGCTGCTCGCCATGCTGCCGGCGGACGCGTTCGCCGCCCGCTATCCCCGCCGCGCCGCGCTGACCTCGATGACGCCCCACAGCATCGCCTCGGTCGCCGCGCTCGGCCGGCACCTGGCCACCGTGCGGGCCAACGGCATCGCGTACGAGCGGTGCGAGTCCAACGACGCCGTGGCCTGCGTGGCCGCGCCGGTGCGCGATCACGAGGGTGAGGTCGTCGCGGCGATGAGCATCTCGGTGCCGGTGCTGCGCTGGACTGACGAGAGCGCGGCGAAGCTGACCGACGTGGTCCGCGACGGCGCCGACGCCCTGTCCGCCCGCCTCGGCCACCGCGCCGGCCGCCCGCTGCCCCCACCGGCGTGA
- a CDS encoding zinc-dependent alcohol dehydrogenase codes for MSTVWLDAPGALRMVDSQPPEPMAGEAVVRVGYAGICGSDREMFAGTRPAPYVRYPVVPGHEWSGTVAAVGAGVDADLVGRKVVGEGFRNCQVCAACRRGDANLCAAPYAETGFTEPGAWSDWLRLPARLLHALPADADLRAAAGLEPAACVAAACLAAAVVPGERVAVVGGGMLGLLAVQLLRAAGPAELVVVHPTTQRAALAAACGADDVVTVDAATRLTGRFDAVLETAGAAGAAHQAVTLTRRGGRTVLAGLPSGADTPLVPAELVTAKATIHTVFGAPPRAWTHAVAAFTAGILDPGRLVTHELALTDVADAFGLLAERRDDVLKVLLHP; via the coding sequence GTGAGTACGGTCTGGCTGGATGCGCCGGGCGCGCTGCGGATGGTCGACAGCCAGCCACCCGAGCCGATGGCCGGCGAGGCGGTCGTGCGGGTCGGCTACGCCGGTATCTGCGGCTCGGACCGGGAGATGTTCGCCGGCACCCGGCCCGCGCCGTACGTGCGCTACCCCGTCGTACCCGGGCACGAGTGGTCCGGCACGGTGGCCGCGGTGGGCGCCGGTGTCGACGCGGACCTGGTCGGTCGCAAGGTCGTCGGCGAGGGGTTCCGCAACTGCCAGGTGTGCGCCGCCTGCCGCCGCGGCGACGCCAACCTGTGCGCCGCCCCGTACGCCGAGACCGGGTTCACCGAGCCGGGCGCCTGGTCCGACTGGTTGCGGCTGCCGGCCCGGCTGCTGCACGCCCTGCCGGCCGACGCGGACCTGCGAGCCGCCGCCGGCCTGGAACCCGCCGCCTGCGTCGCCGCGGCCTGCCTGGCCGCGGCGGTGGTACCGGGTGAGCGCGTCGCCGTGGTCGGCGGCGGGATGCTGGGCCTGCTCGCCGTCCAGCTGCTGCGCGCCGCCGGCCCGGCCGAACTGGTCGTCGTGCACCCGACGACGCAGCGCGCCGCGCTGGCGGCCGCGTGCGGCGCGGACGACGTGGTCACCGTCGACGCCGCGACCCGGCTCACCGGCCGGTTCGACGCGGTACTGGAGACGGCCGGCGCTGCCGGCGCCGCGCACCAGGCGGTCACGCTGACCCGGCGCGGTGGCCGGACCGTGCTCGCCGGGCTGCCCAGCGGCGCCGACACGCCGCTGGTACCGGCGGAGCTGGTCACCGCGAAGGCGACGATCCACACCGTGTTCGGCGCCCCGCCGCGGGCCTGGACGCACGCAGTCGCCGCGTTCACCGCCGGCATCCTCGACCCCGGCCGGCTGGTCACCCACGAGCTCGCACTGACCGACGTGGCGGACGCGTTCGGCCTGCTCGCCGAGCGGCGCGACGACGTGCTGAAGGTGCTGCTGCACCCCTGA
- the sigJ gene encoding RNA polymerase sigma factor SigJ, with the protein MSGEGEPGGDPSLDAVMAERRQLINVAYRLLGSLAEAEDVVQETYARWYALAAAERAAIDSPGAWLTTVASRICLNLLGSARMRRERYVGEWIPEPLPDAVLGTPDGALDPADRVSLDESVNMAFLVVLDAMTPAERVAFILHDVFRYSFVEVADIVGRSPAACRKLASSARHRLVSARATPAPAARHAEVVRSFRQAWEAQDIDALVGLLDPDAVAIADSGGNAVTFRDPIEGGDRIARAWIGLARRKDHGTTLHERTVNGAPGLVVDRDGVTVTVFAFDVVDDRIRHIWVIRNPDKLRHWTT; encoded by the coding sequence GTGAGCGGCGAAGGCGAGCCGGGCGGCGATCCGAGCCTGGACGCGGTGATGGCCGAGCGGCGCCAGCTGATCAACGTGGCGTACCGGCTGCTCGGGTCGCTGGCCGAGGCCGAGGACGTGGTGCAGGAGACGTATGCCCGCTGGTACGCGCTGGCGGCCGCGGAGCGCGCCGCGATCGACTCGCCCGGCGCCTGGCTGACCACCGTCGCCAGCCGGATCTGCCTCAACCTGCTCGGCTCGGCCCGGATGCGGCGGGAACGCTACGTCGGCGAATGGATCCCCGAACCGTTGCCCGACGCGGTGCTGGGCACACCCGACGGCGCGCTCGATCCGGCCGATCGGGTCAGCCTGGACGAGTCGGTGAACATGGCGTTCCTCGTCGTTCTCGACGCGATGACGCCGGCGGAGCGGGTCGCGTTCATCCTGCACGACGTGTTCCGCTACTCGTTCGTCGAGGTGGCCGACATCGTCGGCCGCAGCCCGGCCGCCTGCCGCAAGCTGGCCTCCTCCGCCCGGCACCGGCTGGTGAGCGCGCGCGCCACGCCGGCACCGGCCGCCCGGCACGCCGAGGTGGTCCGCAGCTTCCGGCAGGCGTGGGAGGCGCAGGACATCGATGCGCTGGTCGGCCTGCTCGATCCGGATGCGGTGGCGATCGCCGACAGCGGCGGCAACGCGGTCACGTTCCGGGACCCGATCGAGGGCGGTGACCGGATCGCCCGCGCCTGGATCGGGCTCGCCCGCCGCAAGGATCACGGCACCACGCTGCACGAACGTACCGTCAACGGGGCGCCCGGCCTGGTCGTCGACCGGGACGGCGTCACCGTCACGGTGTTCGCGTTCGACGTGGTCGACGACCGGATCCGGCACATCTGGGTCATCCGCAACCCCGACAAACTCCGCCACTGGACGACCTGA
- a CDS encoding sugar ABC transporter substrate-binding protein, producing MAATMALSACKGAHSDDSGGTGATGNFPKPGKRWKFVFINHVTTNSFFAPTQNGIKDAAALLGLDYQWTGAEDGNVSTMATALETAISGGADGIAVALTDDSAFKDGCKKAFAQGIPVVAYNATAAGNYALAYIGQDLFLSGYKMGQRILSQVHSGEIIVGISQPGGNNVQPRLDGIKKAIADAGANVTVHTVNTGAEQAAELSAMEAAYAGRKSAKGVYAVDAGSTAGIAQMVKKQGLKGKFHAGGYDTLDDTIEGVQSGALDFTIDQSAYLQGFLPMLTLYLYRMSGTLVHPPEMDTGLTFVTAENVAPYTKAASVYEGSKGKRQLTMPKSLPLPTPLTVTQS from the coding sequence GTGGCAGCAACGATGGCCCTGTCCGCCTGCAAGGGCGCACACAGCGACGACTCCGGTGGCACGGGCGCCACCGGAAACTTCCCCAAACCGGGGAAGCGGTGGAAGTTCGTGTTCATCAACCACGTCACCACGAACTCGTTCTTCGCACCGACCCAGAACGGCATCAAGGACGCCGCCGCACTGCTGGGACTGGACTACCAGTGGACCGGCGCCGAGGACGGCAACGTGTCCACCATGGCCACCGCGCTGGAGACGGCGATCTCCGGTGGCGCGGACGGCATCGCGGTGGCGCTGACCGACGACAGCGCGTTCAAGGACGGCTGCAAGAAGGCATTCGCCCAGGGCATCCCGGTGGTCGCCTACAACGCCACGGCCGCCGGCAACTACGCCCTCGCCTACATCGGACAGGACCTGTTCCTGTCCGGGTACAAGATGGGGCAACGGATCCTGTCGCAGGTGCACTCCGGCGAGATCATCGTCGGGATCTCGCAACCCGGCGGCAACAACGTGCAGCCGCGGCTGGACGGCATCAAGAAGGCCATCGCCGACGCCGGCGCGAACGTCACCGTGCACACCGTCAACACCGGCGCCGAGCAGGCCGCCGAGCTGTCGGCGATGGAGGCGGCGTACGCGGGGCGCAAGTCGGCCAAGGGCGTCTACGCGGTCGACGCCGGCAGCACCGCGGGCATCGCGCAGATGGTCAAGAAGCAGGGGCTGAAGGGCAAGTTCCACGCCGGCGGGTACGACACCCTCGACGACACGATCGAGGGCGTGCAGTCCGGCGCGCTGGACTTCACCATCGACCAGTCGGCCTACCTGCAGGGCTTCCTGCCGATGCTCACGCTCTACCTGTACCGGATGTCCGGCACGCTGGTGCACCCGCCGGAGATGGACACCGGCCTGACGTTCGTCACCGCCGAGAACGTCGCGCCGTACACCAAGGCCGCCTCGGTGTACGAGGGCTCGAAGGGCAAGCGGCAGCTGACCATGCCGAAGAGCCTGCCGTTGCCGACGCCGCTGACCGTCACCCAGTCGTGA
- a CDS encoding ATP-binding protein — translation MVAQQVVSPVLVGRDEALAALLATLETAVTRGPAVVLLAGEAGIGKSRLLAEFTGSVHTRVRAVSGACAELGGDGLAYAPFVAVVRRLISDGRAGRRHELAEWFPQLGTAAPGPGGKHRLHEAVLALVETVAADQPLLLAIEDLHWADAASRELFGFLARNLVQPGVLLAATYRPADPGTARLAPLLSELARGRHTTTLRLGPLTEAQVGRQLAAILGAAPDPAAARRIHERSDGNPLFVEALARAGDRTPDSLRELLLYGPRSLPAPARRLLGTASAAGGRLEHRLLARVAELGPDDDLDTLLRDLVDRSLLVVAGDGYDFRHALIRQAVYEDLLPGERARVHARYAEALRDTASLAELATHAYAAGDAGTTLTAAYRGAVRAYRSYAYAEQQHLLDRVLRVWDRVDEPATRLGVDRVDVLTAAAEAAMLTGDYPQGIDRATEGLAAVDERAEPGRAALLLEYRGRLSIRLDGTGIEDLEHALALLPDDPDSVQRGRILGMMAMGRPLRTESSRAEFSAALRAGRRTGDPTVTVRGLLGVGAMTGEPALLAEAATLADGLDSPDLALTVPMYQAALHTRLGDQQRAVAVARDGIRRARRFGLARSRGAELARYAARGLMLAGRWAEADTVLAEALREDPPRATRLALRILAGRLALLRGEVAAADEAAAQVADIDGHDLLGLLTRHQLLCEVGVAHGELDRADRYLDRALADPALTVHYGNDSRPVLLAGALVLRARLDRGGRAAAGVAARRDRIAALDAAIEVDGPFDAAQRIMLAALLDGRGFDRAVTAWRGLEQPYELAEALYRHVRADRPADSAAHLREAAQLAERLGATPLAQRIGRLVDAAPARHGLTDRERDVLELLAAGHSNRQIAQRLHISPSTAGVHVSHILAKLGAATRTEAAAIAHRESLLEPTDGPA, via the coding sequence GTGGTGGCGCAGCAGGTGGTCAGCCCGGTTCTCGTCGGTCGCGACGAGGCACTGGCGGCGCTGCTGGCGACCCTGGAGACGGCGGTCACCCGCGGTCCGGCGGTGGTGCTGCTCGCCGGCGAGGCGGGCATCGGCAAGTCACGGCTGCTGGCCGAGTTCACCGGTTCGGTGCACACCCGGGTACGGGCGGTGAGCGGTGCCTGCGCGGAGCTGGGCGGCGACGGCCTCGCGTACGCGCCGTTCGTGGCGGTGGTGCGGCGGCTGATCAGCGACGGGCGGGCCGGTCGGCGGCACGAGCTCGCCGAGTGGTTCCCGCAACTCGGTACCGCGGCGCCGGGCCCCGGCGGCAAGCACCGGCTGCACGAGGCGGTGCTGGCGCTGGTCGAGACCGTCGCCGCCGACCAGCCGCTGCTGCTGGCGATCGAGGACCTGCACTGGGCCGACGCCGCCAGCCGCGAACTGTTCGGCTTCCTGGCCCGCAACCTGGTCCAACCGGGCGTCCTGCTCGCGGCGACCTACCGCCCGGCCGACCCCGGCACGGCGCGACTCGCTCCGCTGCTCTCCGAGCTGGCCCGTGGCCGGCACACCACGACGCTGCGGCTGGGCCCGCTCACCGAGGCCCAGGTCGGCCGCCAGCTCGCCGCGATCCTCGGCGCCGCCCCGGATCCGGCCGCGGCGCGGCGGATCCACGAGCGCAGCGACGGCAACCCGCTGTTCGTCGAGGCGCTTGCCCGGGCCGGTGACCGGACCCCGGACAGCCTGCGCGAGCTGCTGCTGTACGGTCCGCGCTCGCTGCCCGCGCCGGCCCGGCGGCTGCTGGGTACCGCGTCGGCGGCCGGCGGCCGGCTCGAGCACCGGCTGCTGGCCCGGGTGGCCGAGCTGGGCCCGGACGACGACCTCGACACGCTGCTGCGCGACCTCGTCGACCGCAGCCTGCTCGTGGTCGCCGGCGACGGGTACGACTTCCGGCACGCGCTGATCCGGCAGGCGGTGTACGAGGACCTGCTGCCCGGCGAGCGCGCCCGGGTGCACGCCCGGTACGCGGAAGCCCTGCGGGACACGGCATCGCTGGCCGAACTGGCCACGCACGCGTACGCCGCCGGCGATGCGGGCACGACGTTGACCGCCGCCTACCGGGGCGCGGTCCGCGCGTACCGCTCCTACGCGTACGCCGAGCAGCAGCACCTGCTCGACCGGGTCCTTCGGGTGTGGGACCGGGTCGACGAGCCGGCCACCCGGCTGGGCGTGGACCGGGTGGACGTGCTCACCGCGGCGGCCGAGGCGGCCATGCTCACCGGCGACTACCCGCAGGGCATCGACCGGGCCACCGAGGGCCTCGCCGCCGTGGACGAACGGGCCGAGCCCGGCCGGGCCGCGCTGCTGCTGGAGTACCGCGGCCGGCTGTCGATCCGGCTCGACGGCACCGGGATCGAGGATCTCGAACACGCGCTCGCGCTGCTACCCGACGACCCGGACAGCGTGCAGCGCGGCCGGATCCTCGGGATGATGGCGATGGGCCGGCCGCTGCGCACCGAGTCCTCGCGCGCCGAGTTCTCCGCCGCGCTGCGGGCCGGGCGCCGCACCGGCGACCCGACGGTGACCGTGCGCGGGCTGCTCGGTGTCGGCGCGATGACCGGCGAGCCGGCTCTGCTGGCCGAGGCGGCAACGCTGGCCGATGGGCTGGACAGCCCCGATCTGGCCCTGACCGTACCGATGTACCAGGCGGCACTGCACACCCGGCTCGGCGATCAGCAGCGTGCCGTCGCGGTGGCCCGGGACGGCATCCGCCGCGCCCGGCGGTTCGGCCTGGCCCGCAGCCGCGGCGCCGAACTCGCCCGGTACGCGGCGCGCGGGCTGATGCTGGCCGGCCGGTGGGCCGAGGCGGACACGGTACTGGCCGAGGCGCTCCGGGAGGATCCGCCCCGCGCGACGCGGCTCGCGCTGCGCATCCTGGCCGGCCGGCTGGCGCTGCTGCGCGGCGAGGTCGCCGCCGCGGACGAGGCGGCGGCGCAGGTCGCCGACATCGACGGGCACGATCTGCTCGGCCTGCTGACCCGCCATCAGTTGCTGTGCGAGGTCGGGGTGGCGCACGGCGAGCTGGACCGGGCCGACCGGTACCTCGATCGGGCGCTGGCCGATCCGGCGCTGACCGTCCACTACGGCAACGACTCCCGGCCGGTGCTGCTCGCCGGTGCGCTGGTGCTGCGGGCCCGGCTCGACCGCGGTGGCCGCGCCGCGGCCGGCGTGGCGGCCCGGCGGGACCGGATCGCCGCGCTCGACGCGGCGATCGAGGTGGACGGGCCGTTCGATGCGGCGCAGCGGATCATGCTGGCCGCGCTGCTGGACGGGCGCGGTTTCGACCGGGCCGTCACGGCCTGGCGCGGCCTGGAGCAGCCGTATGAGCTGGCCGAGGCGCTGTACCGGCACGTCCGGGCCGACCGGCCGGCGGATTCCGCGGCCCACCTGCGGGAGGCGGCGCAACTGGCCGAGCGGCTGGGCGCGACACCGCTCGCGCAGCGGATCGGGCGCCTGGTGGATGCGGCGCCGGCCCGGCACGGCCTGACCGACCGCGAACGCGACGTGCTGGAGCTGCTCGCGGCGGGGCACAGCAACCGGCAGATCGCGCAACGCCTGCACATCTCGCCGAGTACCGCCGGCGTGCACGTCTCGCACATCCTGGCCAAGCTCGGCGCGGCCACCCGTACCGAGGCGGCGGCCATCGCCCACCGCGAGTCGCTGCTCGAGCCCACCGACGGCCCGGCCTGA